One Kribbella sp. NBC_00662 genomic region harbors:
- a CDS encoding dihydrofolate reductase family protein, whose product MRKLIETTFITLNGVIEEPQRWSPPYWDDEHAAYSQGLMEGVDAQVLGRVTYEGFADAWMQRGGDPFTDHFNAMPKYVATRTLTEWKWNAQPLEGDAAEAVRKLKEEDGGDLIKYGTGSFSKTLLENKLVDEYHFWIFPVVADGANMFRGDNVDLTHLELLGTTTFKSGIVVHKLGPKA is encoded by the coding sequence ATGAGGAAGCTGATCGAAACCACGTTCATCACGCTGAACGGCGTCATCGAGGAGCCGCAGCGCTGGAGCCCGCCGTACTGGGACGACGAGCACGCGGCGTACTCGCAAGGCCTGATGGAGGGCGTCGACGCCCAGGTGCTCGGCCGCGTCACGTACGAGGGCTTCGCGGACGCCTGGATGCAGCGTGGCGGCGACCCGTTCACGGACCACTTCAACGCGATGCCGAAGTACGTCGCCACCCGCACGCTGACCGAGTGGAAGTGGAACGCGCAGCCGCTCGAGGGCGATGCGGCCGAGGCCGTCCGCAAGCTCAAGGAGGAGGACGGCGGCGACCTGATCAAGTACGGCACCGGGTCGTTCTCGAAGACGCTGCTGGAGAACAAGCTCGTCGACGAGTACCACTTCTGGATCTTCCCGGTGGTGGCCGACGGCGCGAACATGTTCCGCGGCGACAACGTCGACCTCACCCACCTCGAGCTGCTCGGTACGACGACGTTCAAGTCCGGCATCGTCGTCCACAAGCTCGGCCCCAAGGCCTGA
- a CDS encoding NADPH-dependent FMN reductase: MRLAVIIGSTRRGRFGPTVAHWLAQQAAKQFEIDLVDLTAADLPTTLPDTDDETPAQVAVLAPRLAAADAFAVVTPEINSSFPASLKTALDWYYAEWHAKPVAIISYGRESGGCYATAQLRQVFTELQAVAIRNTVALPCYWEQFTADGGWPKPSAGYEAQTKLMLDQLVWWAEALRDARTKRPYKH; this comes from the coding sequence ATGCGACTGGCAGTGATCATCGGCAGCACCCGGCGTGGCCGGTTCGGACCGACCGTGGCGCACTGGCTGGCGCAGCAGGCCGCCAAGCAGTTCGAGATCGACCTCGTCGACCTCACGGCCGCGGACCTCCCGACCACCCTGCCGGACACCGATGACGAGACGCCGGCACAGGTCGCCGTACTGGCTCCGAGGCTGGCTGCGGCGGATGCGTTCGCCGTCGTCACTCCGGAGATCAACTCCAGCTTCCCGGCGTCACTGAAGACCGCTTTGGACTGGTACTACGCGGAATGGCACGCCAAGCCCGTCGCGATCATCAGCTACGGCCGGGAGAGCGGCGGCTGTTATGCCACTGCCCAGCTGCGGCAGGTCTTCACCGAGCTCCAGGCCGTCGCGATTCGCAACACCGTCGCACTGCCCTGCTACTGGGAGCAGTTCACCGCCGACGGCGGCTGGCCCAAGCCTTCCGCCGGCTACGAGGCACAAACCAAACTCATGCTCGACCAGCTCGTCTGGTGGGCCGAAGCACTCCGGGACGCCCGCACCAAGCGTCCGTACAAACACTGA
- a CDS encoding LysE family transporter has translation MPVGPVGTYLVALTARSSLRIGAFAALGVASADGVYAAVAAVAGTALAPLLVPVVGPLRWASVVVLIGLAVMGAVKAVRRYRAQRFAVIEQETPVGVRTAYFGMLGMTLLNPWTVIYFAALVLGGSGVAGFSERIVFVIAAFVASASWQLLLAGGGALLGRLLTGHLGKLMTALASTVLIVVLAVKLVA, from the coding sequence ATGCCGGTCGGGCCTGTCGGGACCTATCTGGTGGCGTTGACGGCGCGGAGTTCGTTGCGGATCGGGGCGTTTGCGGCGCTCGGGGTCGCATCGGCGGATGGCGTGTACGCCGCGGTCGCAGCAGTTGCCGGTACGGCGTTGGCGCCGTTGCTGGTGCCGGTTGTCGGGCCGTTGCGGTGGGCGTCGGTCGTCGTGCTGATCGGGCTCGCGGTGATGGGTGCGGTCAAAGCGGTACGGCGGTATCGCGCGCAGCGGTTCGCGGTGATCGAGCAGGAGACGCCGGTCGGCGTACGGACGGCGTACTTCGGGATGCTCGGGATGACGTTGCTCAACCCGTGGACGGTGATCTACTTCGCCGCTCTCGTGCTGGGCGGGTCCGGTGTCGCCGGGTTCAGCGAGCGGATCGTGTTCGTGATCGCGGCGTTCGTCGCGTCGGCGAGTTGGCAGCTGTTGCTGGCCGGCGGCGGCGCGTTGCTCGGCCGCCTGCTGACCGGTCACCTCGGGAAGCTGATGACCGCGCTGGCGTCGACCGTGCTGATCGTCGTACTCGCGGTGAAGCTGGTGGCTTGA
- a CDS encoding LLM class flavin-dependent oxidoreductase: MDYGHELVFGTFLTPAVDTPDRVIALAQLTEQVGLDLVSFQDHPYQPRLMDAWTLLSVVAAQTQRVKVTTNVANLPLRHPVVLARSVATLDLITGGRVELGLGAGGFLDAVAANGGPRLTTGQSITALEEAIAIICEVWTPAGGGIRLAGKHYTVAGAKRGPEPAHDVSIWLGAYKPRMLAVTGRLADGWLPSSAYAGPDQLAAMNKLIDEAALEAGRDPSEVRRLYNISGRFNGNGGFLQGPEELWIDQLTELTLEEGMSTYILASDNPDDIRRFAEVAEGVREAVEAARQLPSETAGPANAADATSTDRSTTATTTATTGGAGVSGAAVRAGGFSVVPTPPPAVKRSGVQLLDESARPTGPALDPARTYTPYQLQSGQHLIDVHDHLRAELEQVRDLVEQVAAGTLGVGAARSAINTMTMRQNNWTLGTYCESYCRLVTTHHSIEDASLFPHLRRADPELVPVVDRLQEEHMVIHDVLEGVDKALVALVDGSGSIDGLRAAVDLLDDTLLSHLSYEERELVEPLARLGVF, translated from the coding sequence ATGGACTACGGCCACGAGCTGGTCTTCGGCACGTTCCTGACCCCCGCGGTCGACACCCCGGACCGCGTGATCGCGCTGGCGCAGCTGACCGAGCAGGTCGGTCTCGATCTGGTCAGCTTCCAGGACCATCCGTACCAGCCGCGCCTGATGGACGCCTGGACGCTGCTGTCGGTCGTCGCCGCCCAGACCCAGCGGGTGAAGGTGACCACGAACGTCGCCAACCTCCCGCTGCGCCACCCGGTCGTCCTCGCCCGGAGTGTGGCGACGCTCGACCTGATCACTGGTGGGCGGGTGGAGCTCGGTCTTGGCGCGGGTGGGTTCCTGGACGCGGTCGCGGCGAACGGCGGGCCGCGGCTGACGACCGGGCAGAGCATCACCGCGCTGGAGGAGGCCATCGCGATCATCTGCGAGGTCTGGACTCCTGCCGGGGGAGGCATCCGCCTGGCCGGGAAGCACTACACGGTCGCGGGCGCGAAGCGTGGTCCGGAGCCGGCGCACGACGTGTCGATCTGGCTGGGCGCGTACAAGCCGCGGATGCTCGCGGTCACCGGTCGGCTCGCGGACGGGTGGCTGCCGAGCAGCGCGTACGCCGGGCCGGACCAGCTGGCCGCTATGAACAAGCTGATCGACGAGGCGGCGCTCGAGGCCGGGCGCGATCCGTCGGAGGTGCGGCGGTTGTACAACATCTCCGGCCGGTTCAACGGGAACGGCGGGTTCCTGCAGGGCCCGGAGGAGCTTTGGATCGACCAGCTGACCGAGCTGACGCTGGAGGAGGGTATGAGCACCTACATCCTCGCCTCCGACAACCCCGACGACATCCGCCGCTTCGCCGAGGTGGCGGAAGGTGTCCGCGAGGCGGTGGAGGCCGCACGTCAGCTGCCCTCCGAGACCGCCGGCCCGGCCAACGCCGCTGACGCGACCAGCACCGACAGGTCCACCACCGCCACCACCACCGCCACCACGGGTGGTGCGGGTGTCTCCGGGGCTGCTGTCAGGGCGGGTGGTTTCAGCGTCGTCCCGACACCGCCTCCGGCGGTGAAGCGGAGCGGCGTGCAGTTGTTGGATGAGTCGGCTCGGCCGACTGGGCCGGCGCTGGATCCGGCGCGCACCTACACGCCGTACCAGCTGCAGTCCGGGCAGCACCTGATCGACGTACACGACCATCTGCGGGCCGAGCTCGAGCAGGTGCGCGACCTGGTCGAACAGGTCGCCGCAGGCACACTCGGGGTCGGCGCGGCGCGTTCGGCGATCAACACGATGACCATGCGACAGAACAACTGGACCCTCGGCACGTACTGCGAGTCCTACTGCCGTCTCGTCACCACGCACCACTCGATCGAGGACGCCTCACTCTTCCCGCACCTGCGTCGGGCCGACCCGGAGCTCGTGCCGGTCGTGGACCGCCTGCAGGAGGAGCACATGGTCATCCACGACGTACTCGAAGGTGTCGACAAGGCTCTCGTCGCACTGGTTGACGGATCAGGCAGCATCGACGGACTGCGTGCCGCCGTCGACCTGCTCGACGACACGCTCCTGTCGCACCTGTCCTACGAGGAGCGCGAACTGGTCGAGCCGCTGGCGCGCCTCGGAGTCTTCTAA
- a CDS encoding DUF6308 family protein, which produces MNIGTRKIVVDEAIAQLRLYAETNGAVLQYYDGLPGLTTVGGSDPNRVTLEDLGRTMVIGSDLRALDIPWLLEVEAEKEFAAIPVDARLEDAARGSDLFEAAMALDDKFTGHRGFGHAKKSKLLHLKRPYLYPVTDSFIRMTYGTASAGSEFLSAVRDDLVNPANVRDFKLLQVRLIAEPPTSAARLLGEVPTLRLLDILASLLGEAK; this is translated from the coding sequence ATGAACATCGGTACCCGGAAGATCGTCGTCGACGAGGCGATCGCGCAGCTGCGGCTGTACGCCGAGACCAACGGCGCCGTGCTGCAGTACTACGACGGGCTGCCGGGGCTGACCACCGTCGGTGGCTCCGACCCGAACCGGGTCACGTTGGAGGATCTCGGCCGGACGATGGTGATCGGCAGCGATCTGCGCGCGCTCGACATCCCGTGGCTGCTGGAGGTCGAGGCGGAGAAGGAGTTCGCCGCGATCCCGGTCGACGCGCGGCTCGAGGACGCGGCGCGAGGCAGTGACCTGTTCGAGGCGGCGATGGCGCTGGACGACAAGTTCACCGGCCACCGCGGGTTCGGGCACGCGAAGAAGTCCAAGTTGCTGCACCTCAAGCGGCCGTACCTCTACCCCGTGACCGACAGCTTCATCCGGATGACGTACGGGACCGCCTCGGCCGGATCCGAGTTCCTGTCGGCCGTTCGCGACGACCTGGTCAACCCGGCCAACGTCCGCGATTTCAAGCTGCTGCAGGTGCGCCTGATCGCGGAGCCGCCGACCAGCGCGGCCCGTCTGCTCGGCGAGGTGCCGACGCTGCGGCTGCTCGACATCCTCGCCTCGCTGCTGGGTGAAGCGAAGTAG
- a CDS encoding UvrD-helicase domain-containing protein — protein MTEQLLDGAARDRIRSDTETTLFVEAGAGSGKTHALVDRVTTLVLRDGVPLRTIAAVTFTEKAGAELRDRLRVEFEKARKGDARELADAALDDLDSASIGTLHAFAQQILLAHPIEAGLPPLIDVLDEVGSSVAFEERWAELQQQLLDDDSIAEPLLLAMAVGVELKHLRSLARLFGNDWDLIAERVLVDPPELVAMPDLTGLIAAAAQIGGAVDSCLDPEDRLLPKLVQIRELGLMLDAATDQETQLAILQTLRGLKVGRIGRKENWPDIAKVRGDCTEVVEVAGSLVELLLDACLRHLSHWIAERVLESAELRRAEGRLEFHDLLVLARDLLRRDAAVRGDLQERFERLLLDEFQDTDPIQIELAVRIAGGVEADAEDWREVEVPEGRLFVVGDPKQSIYRFRRANIATYLTAQDLLGETVALTTNFRTVPPILGWINTVFGTLIQPQEAAQPSYQSLAPHRASPTAADTIPSPSRPGTPSPTHPGAPSASGLGTSSPAGPETSSAVRPGTRSRSRAADQPDEPTPVKGDQLSMFDDTDDTPTLFDDDPAPAEDEQLADVATVLPFRRRDDTVSADVPPDVPAEDGDPSTGPAVTILGAEPHDDLPRAQASVLREREATDVASAIAEALRDGWLVYDDRAESWRPAEAGDIAVLVPARTSLPFLEDALDRADIPYRAEASSLVYQTAEVRNLLACARALGDPSDQLALVTTLRSPLFGCGDDDLYTWKRSGGSFTLTAPVPDQLLTHPVGEAMEWLRRTHYAARWLTPSEVLAKIVADRRMLEVAAIGPRSRDAWRRIRFVVDQARAWSEVEHGGLRSYLAWAAHQGEETSRVAEAVLPETDADAVRVMTIHAAKGLEFPIVILSGMTAAPNRQRGVQVLWPPDGGYAVKLKSSVQTEDFDLVQPVDEQMDDYERRRLLYVAATRARDHLIVSLHRSGNRRHSSNAELLASAGGVEAPHSTLFTSPPVPDREPSASPDVTPPISRTEWETRASAAQAASRARSAQSASGLEGTGPEVALDDIDPGTAKAARDLELPPWTKGRYGTAIGRAVHAVLQVVDLTTGAGIEAAVSTQCVAEGVLEYADVVTALVRSALASDVVKRAATREHWRESYVGTVQPDGTVLEGFVDLIYREDDGRLTIVDYKTDAIPAAALDSRVAYYAPQLQAYAAILPNTGPPVLLFLNPGGAIERQVS, from the coding sequence ATGACTGAGCAGTTGCTCGACGGGGCCGCGCGCGATCGCATCCGTTCCGACACCGAGACCACGCTGTTCGTCGAGGCGGGGGCTGGGTCCGGGAAGACGCATGCGTTGGTCGATCGCGTGACCACGCTGGTGCTGCGCGACGGCGTACCGCTGCGGACCATTGCGGCTGTCACCTTCACCGAGAAGGCCGGCGCGGAGTTGCGGGACCGGCTGCGGGTCGAGTTCGAGAAGGCGCGGAAGGGCGACGCTCGCGAGCTGGCCGACGCGGCGCTCGACGATCTGGACTCCGCCTCGATCGGCACGTTGCATGCCTTTGCTCAGCAGATCCTGCTCGCGCATCCGATCGAGGCCGGTCTGCCGCCGCTGATCGACGTACTCGACGAGGTCGGGTCGTCGGTCGCCTTCGAGGAACGCTGGGCCGAGTTGCAGCAGCAGCTGCTCGATGACGACTCCATCGCTGAGCCGCTGTTGCTCGCGATGGCGGTCGGGGTCGAGTTGAAGCATCTTCGGTCGCTCGCCCGGCTGTTCGGGAACGACTGGGACTTGATCGCCGAGCGCGTGCTGGTCGACCCGCCTGAGTTGGTCGCGATGCCGGATCTGACCGGGCTGATCGCCGCGGCCGCACAGATCGGCGGGGCGGTTGATTCCTGCCTTGATCCTGAGGATCGGTTGCTGCCCAAGCTGGTGCAGATCCGCGAGCTCGGTCTGATGCTCGATGCCGCGACCGACCAGGAGACGCAGCTCGCGATCCTCCAGACGCTGCGCGGACTCAAGGTCGGGCGGATCGGCCGCAAGGAGAACTGGCCCGACATCGCCAAGGTGCGCGGTGACTGCACCGAGGTGGTCGAGGTCGCCGGTTCGCTCGTCGAGCTGCTGCTTGATGCTTGCCTCCGGCACCTTTCTCACTGGATCGCGGAGCGGGTGCTGGAGTCGGCCGAGCTTCGTCGTGCCGAGGGGCGGCTGGAGTTCCACGACCTGCTGGTGCTGGCTCGTGATCTGCTGCGGCGGGACGCGGCTGTTCGCGGGGATCTTCAGGAGCGGTTCGAGCGGTTGCTGCTGGACGAGTTCCAGGACACCGACCCGATCCAGATCGAGCTCGCGGTCCGTATCGCCGGGGGTGTCGAGGCCGATGCGGAAGACTGGCGCGAGGTCGAGGTGCCCGAGGGCCGGTTGTTCGTGGTGGGCGATCCGAAGCAGTCGATCTACCGGTTCCGTCGCGCCAACATCGCGACGTACCTCACCGCTCAGGACCTGCTCGGTGAGACGGTCGCCCTCACGACCAACTTCCGCACGGTGCCGCCGATCCTCGGCTGGATCAACACTGTCTTCGGCACCCTGATCCAACCGCAGGAAGCCGCCCAGCCGTCGTACCAATCCCTCGCCCCTCATCGAGCCAGCCCCACCGCAGCCGACACCATCCCATCGCCGTCCCGCCCTGGCACCCCGTCGCCCACTCACCCAGGCGCCCCTTCGGCCAGCGGTCTTGGCACCTCTTCTCCTGCCGGTCCTGAGACCTCGTCCGCGGTCCGTCCGGGTACACGCTCTCGTTCTCGAGCAGCTGATCAGCCCGACGAGCCCACCCCGGTCAAAGGCGACCAGCTCTCGATGTTCGACGACACCGACGACACCCCCACCCTCTTCGACGACGACCCAGCGCCGGCCGAAGACGAGCAGCTTGCTGACGTCGCCACGGTCCTGCCGTTCCGTCGCCGGGACGACACCGTGTCGGCCGACGTACCGCCGGACGTCCCAGCGGAGGACGGCGACCCGTCCACCGGCCCCGCCGTCACCATCCTGGGCGCCGAACCGCACGACGATCTCCCCCGCGCGCAAGCCTCCGTCCTCCGCGAACGCGAAGCCACCGACGTAGCGTCCGCCATCGCAGAGGCTCTCCGCGACGGCTGGCTCGTGTACGACGACCGCGCCGAATCGTGGCGCCCCGCCGAGGCCGGCGACATCGCCGTACTCGTCCCGGCCCGCACGTCCCTCCCGTTCCTGGAAGACGCCCTCGACCGCGCCGACATCCCGTACCGCGCCGAGGCCAGCTCCCTCGTCTACCAAACGGCCGAGGTCCGCAACCTGCTCGCCTGCGCCCGCGCCCTCGGCGACCCGAGCGACCAACTCGCCCTCGTCACCACACTCCGCTCGCCCCTGTTCGGCTGCGGCGACGACGACCTCTACACCTGGAAGCGCTCCGGCGGTTCGTTCACGCTCACCGCCCCGGTGCCTGACCAGCTCCTGACCCACCCGGTCGGCGAGGCGATGGAGTGGCTCCGCCGCACCCATTACGCGGCCCGCTGGCTCACTCCCAGCGAGGTCCTCGCGAAGATCGTCGCCGACCGCCGCATGCTCGAGGTCGCGGCGATCGGCCCGCGATCCAGGGATGCCTGGCGCCGGATCCGCTTCGTCGTCGACCAGGCCCGTGCATGGTCCGAGGTCGAGCACGGCGGCCTGCGTTCGTACCTCGCCTGGGCTGCTCACCAGGGCGAAGAAACGTCCCGCGTCGCCGAGGCAGTGCTGCCCGAGACCGACGCCGACGCCGTTCGCGTAATGACGATCCACGCCGCGAAGGGTCTCGAGTTCCCGATCGTGATCCTGTCCGGGATGACCGCAGCCCCGAACCGTCAGCGCGGCGTCCAGGTCCTCTGGCCGCCGGACGGCGGGTACGCCGTCAAGCTCAAGTCGTCCGTGCAGACCGAGGACTTCGATCTCGTGCAACCGGTCGACGAGCAGATGGACGACTACGAACGCCGCCGCCTCCTGTACGTCGCCGCGACGCGCGCCCGCGACCACCTGATCGTCTCGCTGCACCGCTCCGGCAACCGCCGCCATTCCAGCAACGCCGAACTGCTCGCATCCGCCGGCGGGGTCGAAGCACCACACTCGACGCTCTTCACCAGCCCGCCGGTCCCGGACCGTGAACCGTCCGCCAGCCCCGACGTCACCCCGCCGATCTCCCGCACGGAGTGGGAGACGCGGGCCTCCGCCGCCCAGGCCGCGAGCCGCGCCCGCTCAGCCCAGAGCGCGTCCGGCCTCGAAGGCACCGGCCCGGAAGTCGCGCTCGACGACATCGACCCCGGTACTGCGAAGGCTGCCCGAGACCTGGAGCTACCACCGTGGACCAAGGGCCGCTACGGCACCGCGATCGGCCGCGCGGTCCACGCCGTACTCCAAGTCGTCGACCTCACCACCGGCGCCGGCATCGAGGCCGCTGTCTCCACGCAGTGCGTGGCCGAGGGCGTGCTCGAGTACGCCGATGTCGTGACCGCCCTCGTCCGGTCGGCGCTGGCGTCCGACGTGGTGAAGCGTGCGGCCACTCGGGAGCATTGGCGCGAGTCGTACGTCGGCACCGTCCAGCCCGACGGCACCGTGCTCGAAGGTTTCGTCGATCTCATCTACCGCGAGGACGACGGCCGTCTCACCATCGTCGACTACAAGACGGACGCCATTCCCGCCGCAGCGCTGGACAGCCGAGTCGCCTACTACGCTCCACAGCTGCAGGCGTACGCGGCGATCCTGCCCAACACCGGCCCGCCGGTCCTGCTGTTCCTCAACCCCGGCGGAGCAATCGAGCGACAGGTGTCCTAG
- a CDS encoding BTAD domain-containing putative transcriptional regulator translates to MRFGVLGPVTAWTDAGEPVVIQGLKVRALLADLLVHEGRPVPADRLIDDLWGSNVPGNPAGTLSAKVSQLRRAFEDAEPGSRSLVRSGPAGYSLSVSGANYDALRFSELVAAGSLDEALALWRGPAYADFADNAFVETAVARLTDLRLTVLEKADLPVVDLAALVKEHPLREGLRAAHMKALYRAGRQSEALDSYAQLRDLLLDELGLDPSPELVALQQSILAQDLPHARNNLPAALSDLIGREDALTEVDACLASSRLITLTGPGGVGKTRLALAAAAATAERFADGVVLVELAAITPDALSVANSLTDAVQAALDLRDTGGSSAVDRLAAVMGSRLLVLDNCEQIIDDVAALTDRLLAAAPGLRVLATSREPLGLAGEVVWSVPPLEVPLPSLAPGEASECSAVQLFATRAAAAARGFALTDETVADVAVLCRRLDGIPLALELAATRVRALGVRGLVARLDDRFRLLATGHRGAAPRQQTLHAMIDWSWELLAPDEQSVLRRLAVHADGCTAEAAAAVCGEDDVLDVLVRLVDRSLVVPVEGTRFRLLESVAAYCVDKLRAAGELESSHQRHLSYYVSLAEAARPGLFGGEQSRWLQLLDDDSANFRTALDRAVATGQLELAERLVDALAWYWFLRGRHLEAMRSLEAVPGSARAGAWRAGYMYLLGHPDAPAERDRWVDGADAMGLWWIANAASDAGDLPTCEAMLDRALKRFEADEDQWGVAAVLAARAKHAHVRADLPALYDSACESITIFRALGDRWGVLQATGWFGAHAELVGEFDEAQRLHLEGVQAAEELGLWPEVASALGMLGWTSIRQARYESARTYGERALRLATEQGQRSTQALAELVLGFAARRTGALDEASERLQALIDAARLQKESVLYLSIVLEELGFVRELQGRPEEALALHTEAFQVSVDFDSLRGMCWALEGIAACHPDKTLAAVLLGSAAATRASENYLMAATETEDRDRAVAAAAVLGAAAYEAAYARGAALSPAQAFELLVRQ, encoded by the coding sequence ATGCGTTTCGGGGTGCTCGGACCGGTGACGGCCTGGACAGACGCGGGGGAGCCCGTGGTCATCCAGGGCTTGAAGGTGCGTGCACTGCTGGCTGACCTGCTTGTCCACGAGGGCCGTCCGGTGCCTGCGGACCGGCTCATCGACGACCTGTGGGGCTCGAACGTGCCCGGAAACCCGGCCGGGACGCTGTCCGCCAAGGTTTCCCAGCTCCGTAGGGCCTTCGAGGACGCGGAGCCAGGCAGCCGCTCGCTGGTGCGGTCCGGCCCGGCCGGCTACTCGTTGTCCGTCTCCGGAGCCAACTACGACGCACTGCGATTCAGCGAGCTGGTGGCCGCGGGCTCGCTCGACGAGGCTCTGGCGTTGTGGCGCGGTCCGGCGTACGCCGACTTCGCGGACAACGCCTTTGTCGAGACGGCCGTGGCTCGGCTCACGGATCTTCGGCTGACTGTGCTCGAAAAGGCAGACTTGCCGGTCGTCGATCTCGCGGCCCTCGTCAAGGAGCATCCGCTCCGTGAAGGCTTGCGAGCCGCGCACATGAAGGCTCTCTATCGTGCTGGTCGTCAGAGCGAGGCGCTGGACAGCTATGCACAGCTGCGCGACCTGCTGCTCGATGAGCTCGGTCTGGATCCCAGTCCCGAGCTGGTGGCCCTGCAGCAGTCGATCCTCGCCCAGGACCTTCCCCATGCTCGCAACAACCTCCCAGCCGCGCTGAGCGACCTGATCGGTCGCGAAGACGCTCTGACCGAGGTTGATGCCTGTCTGGCGAGCTCGCGGCTGATCACCCTCACAGGACCCGGGGGAGTGGGTAAAACGCGGCTGGCTCTCGCCGCAGCGGCTGCGACGGCAGAGCGGTTCGCTGACGGCGTTGTGCTGGTGGAGTTGGCTGCGATCACACCTGATGCCTTGTCGGTTGCCAACTCGCTCACTGACGCCGTGCAGGCCGCACTGGACCTCCGCGACACCGGTGGCTCGTCCGCAGTCGACAGACTGGCCGCAGTGATGGGCTCACGGCTGCTGGTCCTGGACAACTGCGAGCAGATCATCGATGACGTTGCTGCGTTGACGGACCGGTTGTTGGCCGCTGCTCCGGGGCTGCGCGTGCTGGCAACGAGCCGTGAGCCGCTCGGGCTGGCCGGTGAGGTCGTGTGGAGCGTTCCGCCGCTGGAGGTGCCACTGCCTTCGCTTGCTCCTGGTGAGGCCAGCGAGTGCAGCGCGGTGCAACTGTTCGCGACTCGCGCAGCTGCAGCAGCACGCGGCTTTGCGCTGACCGACGAGACCGTCGCTGATGTTGCAGTGTTGTGCCGGCGGCTGGATGGCATCCCGCTGGCGTTGGAGCTCGCCGCGACGCGGGTGCGGGCGCTGGGGGTCCGTGGACTCGTTGCGCGGCTGGATGACCGGTTCCGGTTGCTGGCAACGGGTCATCGGGGCGCTGCGCCGCGACAGCAGACGCTGCACGCGATGATCGACTGGAGTTGGGAGCTGCTGGCGCCGGACGAGCAGTCCGTGCTGCGGCGCCTCGCAGTACACGCAGATGGCTGTACTGCGGAGGCAGCGGCGGCTGTGTGCGGCGAGGACGACGTACTGGATGTCCTGGTGCGCTTGGTCGACCGGTCGCTCGTCGTACCGGTGGAGGGGACTCGCTTCCGGTTGCTCGAGTCTGTGGCGGCGTACTGCGTCGACAAGCTGCGCGCGGCCGGTGAGCTCGAGTCCTCTCACCAGCGGCATCTGTCGTACTACGTGTCGCTTGCCGAGGCGGCGCGGCCTGGACTGTTCGGTGGTGAGCAGAGTCGTTGGCTGCAGCTGCTGGACGATGACTCCGCGAACTTCCGGACCGCCCTGGATCGTGCTGTCGCTACTGGGCAGCTTGAGTTGGCTGAGCGGCTGGTGGACGCGCTGGCTTGGTACTGGTTCCTGCGTGGGCGTCATCTCGAGGCCATGCGGTCGCTGGAGGCTGTGCCGGGCTCTGCGCGGGCCGGGGCGTGGCGGGCCGGGTACATGTACCTGCTGGGTCACCCTGACGCTCCGGCGGAGCGGGATCGCTGGGTGGATGGTGCGGACGCGATGGGGCTCTGGTGGATCGCCAACGCTGCCAGTGACGCCGGAGACCTGCCGACATGCGAGGCGATGCTGGACCGGGCGCTGAAGCGGTTCGAGGCCGACGAGGACCAGTGGGGTGTGGCGGCTGTGCTCGCCGCGCGGGCCAAGCACGCGCATGTGCGGGCGGATCTGCCGGCTCTCTATGACAGCGCGTGCGAGAGCATCACGATCTTCCGTGCGCTGGGGGACCGGTGGGGTGTGTTGCAGGCAACGGGCTGGTTCGGTGCGCATGCCGAACTCGTTGGTGAGTTCGACGAGGCGCAGCGGCTTCACCTCGAAGGTGTGCAGGCTGCGGAGGAGCTAGGGCTCTGGCCAGAGGTCGCCAGTGCGTTGGGAATGCTCGGCTGGACGTCGATCCGGCAGGCACGCTACGAGTCGGCGCGGACGTACGGCGAGCGTGCGCTGCGGCTGGCTACTGAGCAAGGACAGCGCTCGACGCAGGCCCTGGCAGAGCTCGTGCTCGGCTTCGCGGCACGTCGTACCGGTGCTCTCGACGAGGCATCGGAGCGGTTGCAGGCGTTGATCGATGCCGCGCGGCTGCAGAAGGAGTCCGTGCTCTATCTGTCGATCGTGTTGGAGGAGCTCGGATTCGTCAGGGAGCTCCAGGGGCGTCCGGAGGAAGCGCTGGCGCTGCATACGGAAGCGTTTCAGGTGTCGGTGGACTTCGACTCGCTGCGCGGGATGTGCTGGGCGCTGGAGGGCATTGCGGCCTGCCACCCGGACAAGACCCTGGCGGCTGTGTTGCTGGGCTCTGCGGCCGCCACCCGGGCGTCGGAGAACTACCTGATGGCCGCGACCGAGACCGAGGACCGCGATCGGGCGGTCGCGGCGGCTGCCGTCCTGGGCGCGGCGGCGTACGAGGCGGCGTACGCGCGCGGCGCCGCGCTGAGTCCGGCCCAGGCCTTCGAGCTGCTCGTCCGCCAGTAG
- a CDS encoding DUF4291 family protein gives MRRSAPRSFGRSRRCTTTRRSRCPEVRSIQVGLSGDAVRRYVGEWITSLEDVTAEMQRIRDLAVESPEAAEAELPRERPYPITDELAAQIAATAGAPIQT, from the coding sequence ATGCGACGATCGGCGCCACGGTCTTTCGGCAGATCCAGGCGCTGTACGACGACGAGACGATCGCGGTGTCCCGAGGTCCGGTCGATCCAGGTCGGCTTGTCCGGCGATGCAGTACGGCGATATGTCGGCGAGTGGATCACGAGCTTGGAAGACGTGACCGCAGAGATGCAACGAATACGTGACCTCGCCGTTGAGTCCCCGGAGGCGGCCGAGGCAGAACTGCCGCGTGAGCGGCCGTATCCGATCACCGACGAGCTCGCCGCGCAGATCGCCGCGACCGCGGGCGCACCCATCCAGACGTAA